In the Clostridium sporogenes genome, one interval contains:
- a CDS encoding GrdX family protein, translating to MNNKVIMVTNNKLVGEKFNEKCQVQFILGDVNEVFKTVRDYIHKGHELLTHPLMSSVKPNETPYRTVAISKYYKNQVNMESLNYIEESIYSLEKFQKSCGIPAWNDNILKDFRLIDYDLIYNALH from the coding sequence ATGAATAATAAGGTTATTATGGTAACTAATAACAAGTTGGTTGGTGAAAAATTTAACGAAAAATGTCAGGTGCAATTTATACTAGGTGATGTAAATGAAGTTTTTAAAACAGTAAGAGATTATATACACAAAGGGCATGAACTTTTAACTCATCCATTAATGAGTAGTGTAAAGCCTAATGAAACACCCTATAGAACTGTAGCTATTTCAAAATATTATAAAAATCAGGTGAATATGGAATCTTTAAATTATATAGAAGAGTCCATATATTCTTTAGAAAAATTTCAAAAATCCTGTGGTATTCCTGCATGGAATGATAATATTTTAAAGGATTTTAGATTGATTGATTATGATCTTATATATAATGCACTACATTAA
- the trxB gene encoding thioredoxin-disulfide reductase → MNKKNKNLDLMIIGAGPAGLSSAIYASRAKLNMILIEDGIIGGQVRSSYTIENYPGFKKIEGNHLSDLMQEQATDLGAIIDEFDMVEKIQLSNDEKIIETSEYIYKPTTLIISTGATAKKLPIPSESKFSGKGIHYCAICDGAMYEGKTVGVIGGGNAALEEALFLSKFASKVYMIRRYDYFKGEKATLEEVQNNPKIEILYNWDLIDVYGSNFIEKALIKNVKTNEEKELNLDGIFGFIGSEPKTKLFKEYISLTPKGYIKTNENMETNIKGVYAAGDVREKQFRQITTAVADGTIASLAAEKYIIEKRREK, encoded by the coding sequence ATGAATAAAAAAAATAAAAATTTAGATTTAATGATTATTGGTGCAGGTCCTGCAGGATTATCTTCTGCTATATATGCTTCTAGAGCTAAACTTAATATGATTTTAATTGAAGATGGAATAATTGGTGGTCAAGTTAGGAGTAGTTATACTATAGAAAATTATCCTGGTTTTAAAAAAATTGAAGGTAATCATCTATCAGATTTAATGCAAGAACAAGCTACAGATCTTGGTGCCATTATAGATGAGTTTGATATGGTAGAAAAAATTCAATTAAGTAATGATGAAAAAATAATTGAAACTTCAGAATATATATACAAACCAACAACTTTAATCATATCTACTGGCGCTACAGCTAAAAAACTTCCTATTCCTAGTGAAAGTAAATTCTCTGGAAAAGGCATCCACTACTGTGCTATTTGTGATGGTGCCATGTATGAAGGAAAAACCGTAGGAGTTATTGGTGGTGGAAACGCAGCCTTAGAAGAAGCTTTATTCTTAAGTAAATTTGCTTCAAAAGTGTATATGATACGAAGATATGATTATTTTAAAGGTGAAAAAGCTACACTAGAAGAAGTTCAAAATAATCCTAAAATAGAAATACTATATAATTGGGATTTGATAGATGTTTATGGTTCAAATTTCATAGAAAAAGCTTTAATTAAAAATGTTAAAACAAATGAGGAAAAAGAACTAAATTTAGATGGTATCTTTGGATTTATAGGTTCAGAACCTAAAACTAAATTATTTAAAGAATATATATCTTTAACTCCTAAAGGATATATTAAAACTAATGAAAATATGGAAACTAATATAAAAGGTGTTTATGCTGCTGGCGATGTTAGGGAGAAACAGTTCCGTCAAATAACCACTGCTGTTGCTGACGGAACTATAGCTTCACTAGCCGCTGAAAAATATATTATTGAAAAAAGAAGAGAAAAATAA
- a CDS encoding NADP-dependent glyceraldehyde-3-phosphate dehydrogenase, whose protein sequence is MFKNLYTEDNLYKNFIKGQWVVSKTNKFIEINSPIDGSLVGKIPSMDKEEVDLAIKSAKESQSKWNNVPINERASILLKAADILDEKAEEIANIMIREIAKDKKSSISEVHRTADYIRFSADTAKNMVGETLSGDSFPGTSKGKISIVNRVPLGVVLAISPFNYPVNLSGSKIAPALIAGNSVVLKPATQGSISALHLVKVFEEAGLPSGVLNTVTGKGSEIGDYIVSHPMIDFINFTGSTEVGKKISHISVMKPMLMELGGKDAAIVLEDADLDLAAKNIVSGAYSYSGQRCTAVKRILVLDKIADTLVKKVKEKVESLTLGNPLKDQVDIVPLINDKAADYAEVLINEAKDKGATLLVGGKREDNLIYPTLFDNVTLDMRLAWEEPFAPILPIIRVKDIDDAIKIANESEYGLQASIFTKEINKAFYVAEKLEVGTVQINNKPERGPDHFPFSGIKSSGLGTQGIKYSIEAMSRPKAIVLNIN, encoded by the coding sequence ATGTTTAAAAATTTATATACAGAAGACAATTTATATAAAAATTTTATAAAAGGCCAATGGGTAGTTAGCAAAACAAATAAATTTATAGAAATAAATTCCCCTATAGATGGTTCTTTAGTAGGAAAAATTCCTTCTATGGATAAAGAAGAAGTTGACTTAGCTATAAAAAGCGCAAAAGAATCTCAATCAAAATGGAATAACGTTCCTATAAATGAAAGAGCATCTATTCTATTAAAAGCTGCTGATATATTAGATGAAAAAGCTGAAGAAATTGCTAATATAATGATCAGGGAAATTGCTAAAGATAAAAAAAGTTCTATTTCAGAAGTCCATAGAACTGCAGATTATATAAGATTTTCTGCTGACACTGCAAAAAACATGGTAGGAGAAACTCTATCCGGTGATTCCTTTCCTGGAACTTCTAAAGGAAAAATATCAATAGTAAATAGAGTTCCTTTAGGTGTAGTTTTAGCTATTTCTCCATTTAATTATCCAGTTAATTTGTCTGGCTCCAAAATAGCTCCTGCTTTAATAGCTGGAAATAGTGTAGTTTTAAAGCCTGCTACCCAAGGTAGTATTAGTGCTCTTCATTTAGTGAAAGTTTTTGAAGAGGCAGGTCTACCTTCTGGTGTCTTAAATACAGTTACAGGTAAGGGCAGTGAAATAGGCGATTATATAGTTTCTCATCCTATGATTGATTTTATAAACTTTACTGGAAGCACAGAGGTAGGAAAAAAGATATCCCATATTTCTGTTATGAAACCCATGCTAATGGAATTGGGGGGTAAAGATGCTGCTATAGTTTTAGAAGATGCTGATCTAGATTTAGCAGCTAAAAATATAGTATCTGGTGCTTATTCTTATTCTGGTCAAAGATGTACTGCTGTAAAAAGGATACTAGTTTTAGATAAAATAGCAGACACACTAGTTAAAAAAGTTAAAGAAAAAGTAGAATCTTTAACACTAGGGAATCCATTAAAGGATCAAGTGGATATTGTTCCATTAATAAATGATAAAGCTGCAGATTATGCTGAAGTTTTAATAAATGAAGCTAAAGACAAAGGAGCCACATTATTAGTAGGAGGGAAAAGAGAAGATAACTTAATTTATCCTACATTATTTGATAATGTTACATTAGATATGAGATTAGCTTGGGAAGAACCCTTTGCTCCAATACTTCCAATAATAAGAGTTAAGGATATAGATGATGCTATAAAAATAGCCAATGAATCTGAATATGGACTTCAAGCTTCTATATTTACAAAAGAAATAAATAAAGCTTTTTATGTAGCAGAAAAATTAGAAGTAGGCACAGTTCAAATTAATAATAAGCCAGAAAGAGGGCCAGATCATTTTCCATTTTCAGGTATTAAATCCTCTGGCCTTGGAACTCAAGGTATAAAATATTCTATAGAAGCTATGTCTAGACCAAAAGCTATAGTTTTAAATATAAATTAA
- a CDS encoding glutaredoxin family protein codes for MIKVYTTEGCPWCTKAKTYLKTKGIDFQELNIEKDDKARDEMVQKSNQRGVPVLDINGSIIIGFNKPAIDKAINL; via the coding sequence ATGATTAAAGTATATACAACTGAAGGTTGCCCATGGTGCACAAAAGCAAAGACATATTTAAAAACAAAAGGAATAGATTTTCAAGAATTAAATATTGAAAAGGATGATAAAGCAAGAGATGAAATGGTTCAGAAATCAAACCAAAGAGGGGTGCCTGTGTTAGATATAAATGGATCAATTATAATAGGTTTTAATAAACCAGCTATAGATAAAGCTATAAATCTATAA
- a CDS encoding toast rack family protein yields the protein MNIKKLFSILMLLIIVFATACTNKIKVTNVRNTNEKPKEETKIIDSNGVEKAKVNLEFGVGKLNISGNEEKLMKGNFVYSKKEWKPEIKYEVKDKEGKIAISQSSLNGGNTSLNKKEYNEWDINLNEKIPMEINLNLGVGDFKADLNKINLKELKVEMGVGKVNLDISGDYKNNVKVDIQGGVGEATVYLPKSIGVKIKAEKGVGGVKANGFIMEDGNIYKNSQYGKSKNSMDVNIEAGVGAINIEQR from the coding sequence ATGAATATTAAAAAACTTTTTTCTATACTTATGTTATTAATTATAGTTTTTGCTACAGCATGCACTAATAAAATTAAAGTAACTAATGTAAGAAATACAAATGAAAAACCTAAAGAGGAAACAAAAATTATAGATTCTAATGGGGTAGAAAAAGCAAAAGTTAATTTAGAATTTGGAGTAGGAAAATTAAATATAAGTGGCAATGAAGAAAAGCTTATGAAAGGGAATTTTGTATACAGTAAAAAGGAGTGGAAACCTGAAATAAAATATGAAGTTAAAGATAAAGAAGGGAAAATTGCAATTTCTCAATCCTCATTAAATGGAGGAAACACGTCTTTAAATAAAAAGGAATATAATGAATGGGATATAAATTTAAATGAAAAAATACCTATGGAAATAAATTTAAATCTAGGAGTAGGAGATTTTAAAGCAGATTTGAATAAGATAAACTTAAAAGAATTGAAGGTTGAAATGGGAGTAGGAAAAGTAAATTTAGATATATCAGGGGATTATAAAAACAATGTTAAAGTAGATATACAAGGTGGGGTTGGTGAAGCTACTGTATATTTACCTAAATCTATAGGTGTTAAGATAAAGGCGGAAAAAGGAGTAGGAGGAGTTAAGGCTAATGGATTTATAATGGAGGATGGAAATATATATAAGAATTCCCAATATGGAAAAAGTAAAAATAGTATGGATGTTAATATTGAAGCTGGAGTGGGTGCTATTAATATAGAACAAAGATAA
- a CDS encoding alanine:cation symporter family protein, whose amino-acid sequence MSFIENFISVLNNYLWSYILIALLIILGLFFSFKSKFVQIRYFKEMFRLLGEGASKSGREKHKGEKGVSSFQAFCISTASRVGTGNLAGVAIAIASGGPGAVFWMWVIAIIGGASSFVESTLAQIYKVEDEHGFRGGPAYYMEKALNKKWMGIIFSILITISYGLVFNSVQANTISLAFEQAFGINTLIIGLILAVLTSLIIFGGVKRIARAAEIIVPIMAITYVIVALFVILKNISSIPSIFSLILENAFGIKQVVGGGLGAAVLMGIKRGLFSNEAGMGSAPNAAATANVTHPAKQGLIQTLGVFTDTILICSATSFIVLISGSYLKNDLTGIQLTQTALSSQVGSWGNTFIAICIFLFAFSSVIGNYYYGETNIEFLKGSKTSLFLYRLCVIGMVLFGCVAKIQIVWDMADLFMGFMAIINLIAISMLSKIAFAALKDYDRQKKQGIEPVFYADSIEGLSNIECWPTREESEKLA is encoded by the coding sequence ATGAGTTTTATAGAAAATTTTATATCAGTATTAAACAATTATCTATGGTCTTATATACTGATAGCATTATTAATAATTTTAGGTTTATTCTTTTCTTTTAAATCTAAGTTTGTTCAAATTAGATATTTTAAAGAAATGTTTAGATTATTAGGAGAAGGTGCAAGTAAATCCGGTAGAGAGAAACACAAAGGGGAAAAAGGAGTTTCTTCTTTTCAAGCCTTCTGTATAAGCACAGCTTCAAGAGTTGGTACTGGTAACTTGGCTGGGGTAGCCATTGCTATTGCTTCTGGAGGTCCTGGTGCTGTATTTTGGATGTGGGTTATAGCTATAATCGGTGGTGCTTCAAGTTTTGTTGAAAGCACTTTGGCACAAATATATAAAGTAGAAGATGAGCATGGCTTTAGGGGCGGTCCTGCTTATTATATGGAAAAGGCTCTAAATAAAAAATGGATGGGAATAATATTCTCTATATTAATAACTATAAGTTATGGTCTTGTATTTAACTCTGTACAAGCTAACACTATTTCTTTAGCTTTTGAACAAGCTTTTGGTATAAACACTTTAATTATAGGATTAATACTAGCGGTCCTTACCTCTCTTATTATATTTGGTGGTGTTAAAAGAATTGCTAGAGCAGCTGAAATTATTGTTCCAATAATGGCAATAACTTATGTAATAGTAGCTCTATTCGTTATTTTAAAAAATATAAGCAGTATTCCTAGTATATTTTCTCTTATTTTAGAGAATGCTTTTGGTATAAAACAGGTTGTTGGTGGTGGCTTAGGAGCTGCTGTACTTATGGGTATTAAAAGAGGATTGTTTTCTAATGAAGCTGGAATGGGAAGCGCGCCAAATGCTGCTGCAACAGCTAATGTTACTCACCCTGCTAAACAAGGACTTATCCAAACTTTAGGTGTGTTTACAGATACTATATTAATATGTAGCGCAACTTCTTTCATAGTTTTAATTTCTGGTAGCTATTTAAAAAATGACTTAACAGGAATTCAACTTACACAAACTGCATTAAGTTCACAGGTAGGTTCTTGGGGAAATACTTTTATAGCCATTTGTATATTCCTTTTTGCTTTTAGTTCTGTAATAGGAAATTATTACTATGGAGAAACAAACATAGAATTTTTAAAGGGAAGTAAAACTAGTCTATTTTTATATAGACTATGTGTAATAGGTATGGTTCTCTTTGGATGTGTTGCTAAAATTCAAATAGTTTGGGACATGGCTGATTTATTCATGGGATTTATGGCTATAATAAACTTAATCGCTATATCTATGTTATCTAAAATAGCTTTTGCAGCTTTAAAAGATTATGATAGACAAAAGAAACAAGGTATAGAACCTGTTTTTTATGCAGACAGCATCGAAGGCTTAAGTAATATAGAATGCTGGCCGACTCGTGAAGAGTCAGAAAAATTAGCATAA